One Vespa velutina chromosome 12, iVesVel2.1, whole genome shotgun sequence DNA window includes the following coding sequences:
- the LOC124953304 gene encoding protein yellow-like, with protein sequence MKVSLSLFFFLLKLFGRIEGSNLEVVYQWKYLDWVYPAVHLTGRNFTLGNSFTQDVDVDRHGRVFVTSPQWLHGTPIVLSVLSNLIGPGGPLLIPYPNWKWHTAVSGCDSIISVYRLAIDECNRLWVVDTGRIGRNAVCPTKILIFDLDKDELIHKYIIPADQVLYGKAALVTPIVDIGKTCVDAYLYVADVDQNGIFVYDLYKNNSWRLPNTAGNAFGPDEDAMNITIAGEWFNLTDGTLGMSLSPVGFYDHRYLYFNSLASYYQKFMDTLSLKESEFREPVIFRSNYKRASQAGVQATSRRGVIFFQLVQLTAIACWDIEKPFVPENVVIISQDEETLQYVSGIKIITNKYGEEEVWFNTNRLQKTINKTLKPTETNFRLIRGKVDDIIRGTRCEPSPLIHREPNMTFWHQI encoded by the exons ATGAAAGTCTCATtaagtttgtttttttttctcttgaaattgTTCGGTCGTATCGAAGGTTCTAATCTGGAGGTGGTTTATCAATGGAAGTACCTGGACTGGGTTTATCCGGCCGTTCATTTGACCGGAAGAAATTTTACTCTCGGCAACTCATTTACACAAGACGTTGACGTCGATAGACATGGACGAGTATTTGTCACAAGTCCACAATGGTTACACGGCACTCCGATCGTTCTTTCTGTGCTGAGCAATTTAATTGGCCCAGGTGGCCCTTTGTTAATTCCTTACCCTAACTGGAAATGGCACACGGCGGTGTCCGGTTGCGACAGCATTATATCCGTATATAGATTGGCG ATAGACGAGTGCAATCGATTATGGGTCGTGGATActggaaggataggaagaaatGCCGTCTGTCCTACGAAGATCCTGATATTTGATTTAGATAAAGATGAATTGATCCACAAATACATAATACCCGCTGATCAGGTATTGTATGGGAAGGCAGCCTTAGTCACACCAATCGTGGACATTGGTAAGACGTGCGTTGACGCGTACCTCTACGTTGCCGATGTTGATCAGAACGGCATTTTCGTGTATGatctttacaaaaataattcttgGCGACTTCCGAACACGGCCGGCAACGCTTTTGGTCCGGACGAGGATGCCATGAACATCACGATTGCCGGGGAGTGGTTCAATCTGACCGACGGAACCCTTGGTATGTCGCTCTCGCCAGTCGGATTTTACGATCACAG ATATCTGTATTTCAACTCGCTCGCTAGTTATTACCAGAAATTCATGGACACGCTGTCGCTGAAGGAAAGCGAATTTCGCGAGCCTGTTATATTTCGTTCAAATTACAAGCGAGCTAGCCAGGCCGGCGTACAGGCGACCTCCCGACGAggtgttatattttttcaactcGTCCAATTAACGGCTATCGCTTGTTGGGACATAGAGAAGCCGTTCGTCCCTGAGAATGTCGTTATAATTTCTCAAGACGAGGAAACTTTACAGTACGTTAGcggaattaaaataatcacgAACAAGTACGGCGAAGAGGAGGTGTGGTTCAACACGAACAGACTGCAAAAAACGATCAACAAGACGTTGAAGCCGACAGAAACGAATTTTCGTTTAATCAGGGGCAAAGTAGACGATATAATCAGGGGCACCAGATGTGAACCATCGCCATTGATACATAGAGAACCCAATATGACATTTTGGCATCAAATATAA